From one Dermacentor variabilis isolate Ectoservices chromosome 3, ASM5094787v1, whole genome shotgun sequence genomic stretch:
- the LOC142575809 gene encoding mitochondrial ubiquitin ligase activator of NFKB 1-like, translated as MALDWLTQYVTLENVCLGVNLVTLSVIYKAYRSKVTNFEAVQTARQLDVDNNLASKLREEYPNATAVHAVIRGQVRALGETIKSRHVRGAKAVIQECCLTEHKIQWSPVSRFWSQTQREIHRIINYVPFAITSRHSKVMVEVVDPQECESIPVNCVYENFIPNRDGLSGVFFGWLRGEQTKGIEEQEFLLEEGSTLTAFGTLTVMEDGSVKLMPPADGVCYYLTQLSHPALVSKLRSELSILRIVSFVLGCTALGLSCYLMFTWWKARQAMAQRRKDSIRREEARKQRRKLNREAPSENPCCVICRTNPVEVMILECGHVCLCADCSEMVTGNCPMCRSPIKRSVAAFLP; from the exons ATGGCACTCGATTGGCTTACGCAATACGTAACGTTAGAAAACGTCTGTCTTGGTGTCAACCTTGTCACGCTCAGTGTAATCTACAAGGCGTACCGGTCTAAAGTGACGAATTTCGAGGCAGTGCAG ACAGCTCGTCAATTGGACGTTGACAATAATTTAGCATCGAAATTGCGCGAAGAGTACCCCAATGCCACTGCGGTGCACGCCGTCATCAGAGGCCAAGTCAGGGCCCTTGGAGAAACGATCAAGAGCAGGCACGTGCGCGGTGCTAAGGCAGTCATTCAGGAATGTTGCCTCACAGAGCACAAGATTCAGTGGAGCCCGGTATCCCGCTTCTG GTCACAGACCCAACGCGAGATACATCGTATCATCAACTATGTGCCATTCGCCATTACGTCACGACACAGCAAAGTGATGGTTGAGGTAGTGGATCCACAGGAGTGTGAGAGTATTCCAGTAAACTGCGTCTATGAAAACTTTATCCCAAATCGAGACGGCCTGAGCGGTGTTTTCTTTGGCTGGCTGCGTGGAGAACAGACCAAGGGCATTGAAGAACAGGAATTTCTTCTAGAAGAAGGCTCCACTTTAACTGCCTTTGGCACATTGACAGTCATGGAAGACGGTTCCGTCAAGCTGATGCCACCAGCTGATGGCGTCTGCTACTACCTTACACAGCTAAGCCACCCAGCACTAGTGTCAAAGCTTCGCTCAGAACTCAGCATATTGCGCATCGTTAGCTTTGTGCTCGGCTGTACAGCTCTAGGCCTTTCATGCTACCTCATGTTCACATGGTGGAAAGCAAGGCAGGCAATGGCCCAGCGAAGAAAGGACTCAATTCGTCGTGAAGAAGCGAGGAAGCAAAGACGAAAACTGAACCGTGAAGCACCTTCAGAGAACCCGTGTTGCGTCATCTGCCGCACAAACCCCGTCGAAGTGATGATTCTGGAGTGTGgccacgtttgcttgtgcgctgACTGCTCGGAGATGGTTACTGGGAACTGTCCCATGTGTCGCTCACCCATCAAGCGAAGTGTGGCAGCGTTTCTTCCTTGA